The Ochotona princeps isolate mOchPri1 chromosome 26, mOchPri1.hap1, whole genome shotgun sequence genome contains a region encoding:
- the BEGAIN gene encoding brain-enriched guanylate kinase-associated protein isoform X3, which translates to MEKLSALQEQKGELRKRLSYTTHKLERLETEFDSTRHYLEIELRRAQEELEKVTEKLRRIQSNYLALQRINQELEEKLYRMGQHYEEEKRALSHEIVALNSHLLEAKVTIDKLSEDNELCRKDCNLAAQLLQCSQTYGRVHKVSELPSDFQERLSLHLEKHGCSLPAPLCHPAYADSVPTCVIAKVLEKPDPGSLSSRLSDASARDLAFRDGAQQPGPRAPYKGDTYCSDTALYCPEERRRDRRPSVGAPVTDVGFLRPQNSTDSAAEEEEEAEATAFPPGFRREAFAAYAGSLPTSSSYSSFSATSEEKEHAQASTLTASQQAIYLNSRDELFDRKPPATAAAYEGSPRFAKATAAVAAPLEAEGAPGFGRTVSPYPAESFRFPASPGPQQALMPPNLWSLRAKPGAARLSREDVRGQWRPLSVEDIGAYSYPAGTAGRVSPCSFSERYYGAGGGSSGSPGEKAEGRASPLYASYKADSFSEGDDLSQGHLAEPCFLRAAGDRSLSPGRAADPLPGYPPSEGDGDRLGVQLCGAVSSPEPEPGSRDSLEPSSMEASPEVHPAARLGPQQAFPRTGGSGLSRKDSLTKAQLYGTLLN; encoded by the exons ATGGAGAAACTCAG TGCGCTGCAGGAGCAGAAGGGCGAGCTGCGCAAGCGGCTGTCCTACACCACACACAAGCTGGAGAGGCTCGAGACCGAGTTCGACTCCACCCGCCACTACTTGGAGATTGAGCTGCGGCGCGCGCAGGAGGAGCTGGAGAAAGTCACAGAGAAGCTGCGCAG GATTCAGAGCAACTACCTGGCACTGCAGCGGATcaaccaggagctggaggagaagctgTACCGCATG GGCCAGCACTACGAGGAGGAGAAGCGCGCCCTGAGCCATGAGATCGTTGCTCTCAACAGCCACCTCTTGGAGGCCAAGGTGACCATCGACAAGCTGTCAGAGGACAAC GAGCTCTGTAGGAAGGACTGCAATCTagctgcccagctgctgcagtgcaGCCAGACCTACGGCAGGGTCCATAAAGTGTCGGAG CTGCCATCCGACTTCCAGGAGCGCCTGAGCCTGCACTTGGAGAAGCACGGCTGTAGCCTGCCCGCCCCGCTCTGCCACCCGGCCTACGCCGACAGCGTGCCCACGTGCGTCATCGCCAAGGTGCTGGAGAAGCCCGACCCTGGCAGCCTGTCCTCCCGCCTGTCAGATGCCTCTGCCCGTGACCTGGCCTTCCGGGACGGCGCCCAGCAGCCTGGCCCCCGGGCCCCGTACAAGGGTGACACCTACTGCAGCGACACGGCCCTCTACTGCCCCGAGGAGCGGCGACGCGACCGGCGGCCCAGCGTGGGTGCGCCCGTGACCGACGTGGGCTTCCTGCGCCCTCAGAACTCCACCGACAGCgcggctgaggaggaggaggaagctgaggCAACAGCCTTCCCCCCGGGCTTCCGGCGCGAGGCCTTTGCGGCCTACGCGGGTTCACTGCCCACGTCTAGCTCGTACTCAAGTTTCAGCGCCACGTCGGAGGAGAAGGAGCACGCACAGGCCAGCACGCTGACCGCCTCGCAGCAGGCCATCTACCTGAACAGCCGCGACGAGCTCTTCGACCGCAAGCCGCCGGCCACCGCTGCCGCCTACGAGGGCAGCCCTCGCTTCGCCAAGGCCACGGCTGCGGTCGCGGCCCCGCTCGAGGCCGAGGGGGCCCCTGGCTTCGGGCGGACCGTGTCACCGTACCCGGCCGAGTCCTTCCGCTTCCCGGCCTCGCCAGGTCCCCAGCAGGCCCTGATGCCCCCAAACCTGTGGAGCCTGCGGGCCAAGCCCGGGGCCGCGCGGCTCTCCCGGGAGGATGTCCGGGGCCAGTGGCGGCCCCTGAGCGTGGAGGACATCGGTGCCTACTCCTACCCGGCTGGCACCGCGGGCCGCGTCTCGCCCTGCAGCTTCTCGGAACGCTACTACGGCGCGGgtggcggcagcagcggcagcccCGGCGAAAAGGCCGAGGGCCGCGCCAGCCCCCTCTATGCCAGCTACAAGGCTGACAGCTTCTCTGAGGGGGACGACCTCTCCCAGGGCCACCTGGCCGAGCCCTGCTTCCTGCGGGCTGCCGGGGACCGGAGCCTCAGCCCTGGCCGCGCCGCAGACCCCCTTCCAGGCTACCCCCCCAGCGAGGGGGACGGCGACAGGCTTGGGGTGCAGCTCTGTGGGGCTGTCAGTAGCCCCGAGCCCGAGCCTGGCTCCAGGGACTCCTTGGAGCCCAGCTCCATGGAGGCCTCTCCCGAGGTGCACCCAGCTGCACGCCTCGGCCCCCAGCAGGCCTTCCCGCGGACTGGTGGCTCGGGGCTGAGCCGCAAGGACAGCCTCACCAAGGCCCAGCTCTACGGCACCCTGCTCAACTGA
- the BEGAIN gene encoding brain-enriched guanylate kinase-associated protein isoform X2, whose amino-acid sequence MGSHQSSQASAADMEKLSALQEQKGELRKRLSYTTHKLERLETEFDSTRHYLEIELRRAQEELEKVTEKLRRIQSNYLALQRINQELEEKLYRMGQHYEEEKRALSHEIVALNSHLLEAKVTIDKLSEDNELCRKDCNLAAQLLQCSQTYGRVHKVSELPSDFQERLSLHLEKHGCSLPAPLCHPAYADSVPTCVIAKVLEKPDPGSLSSRLSDASARDLAFRDGAQQPGPRAPYKGDTYCSDTALYCPEERRRDRRPSVGAPVTDVGFLRPQNSTDSAAEEEEEAEATAFPPGFRREAFAAYAGSLPTSSSYSSFSATSEEKEHAQASTLTASQQAIYLNSRDELFDRKPPATAAAYEGSPRFAKATAAVAAPLEAEGAPGFGRTVSPYPAESFRFPASPGPQQALMPPNLWSLRAKPGAARLSREDVRGQWRPLSVEDIGAYSYPAGTAGRVSPCSFSERYYGAGGGSSGSPGEKAEGRASPLYASYKADSFSEGDDLSQGHLAEPCFLRAAGDRSLSPGRAADPLPGYPPSEGDGDRLGVQLCGAVSSPEPEPGSRDSLEPSSMEASPEVHPAARLGPQQAFPRTGGSGLSRKDSLTKAQLYGTLLN is encoded by the exons ATGGGCAGTCACCAGTCTTCCCAG GCCTCTGCCGCAGACATGGAGAAACTCAG TGCGCTGCAGGAGCAGAAGGGCGAGCTGCGCAAGCGGCTGTCCTACACCACACACAAGCTGGAGAGGCTCGAGACCGAGTTCGACTCCACCCGCCACTACTTGGAGATTGAGCTGCGGCGCGCGCAGGAGGAGCTGGAGAAAGTCACAGAGAAGCTGCGCAG GATTCAGAGCAACTACCTGGCACTGCAGCGGATcaaccaggagctggaggagaagctgTACCGCATG GGCCAGCACTACGAGGAGGAGAAGCGCGCCCTGAGCCATGAGATCGTTGCTCTCAACAGCCACCTCTTGGAGGCCAAGGTGACCATCGACAAGCTGTCAGAGGACAAC GAGCTCTGTAGGAAGGACTGCAATCTagctgcccagctgctgcagtgcaGCCAGACCTACGGCAGGGTCCATAAAGTGTCGGAG CTGCCATCCGACTTCCAGGAGCGCCTGAGCCTGCACTTGGAGAAGCACGGCTGTAGCCTGCCCGCCCCGCTCTGCCACCCGGCCTACGCCGACAGCGTGCCCACGTGCGTCATCGCCAAGGTGCTGGAGAAGCCCGACCCTGGCAGCCTGTCCTCCCGCCTGTCAGATGCCTCTGCCCGTGACCTGGCCTTCCGGGACGGCGCCCAGCAGCCTGGCCCCCGGGCCCCGTACAAGGGTGACACCTACTGCAGCGACACGGCCCTCTACTGCCCCGAGGAGCGGCGACGCGACCGGCGGCCCAGCGTGGGTGCGCCCGTGACCGACGTGGGCTTCCTGCGCCCTCAGAACTCCACCGACAGCgcggctgaggaggaggaggaagctgaggCAACAGCCTTCCCCCCGGGCTTCCGGCGCGAGGCCTTTGCGGCCTACGCGGGTTCACTGCCCACGTCTAGCTCGTACTCAAGTTTCAGCGCCACGTCGGAGGAGAAGGAGCACGCACAGGCCAGCACGCTGACCGCCTCGCAGCAGGCCATCTACCTGAACAGCCGCGACGAGCTCTTCGACCGCAAGCCGCCGGCCACCGCTGCCGCCTACGAGGGCAGCCCTCGCTTCGCCAAGGCCACGGCTGCGGTCGCGGCCCCGCTCGAGGCCGAGGGGGCCCCTGGCTTCGGGCGGACCGTGTCACCGTACCCGGCCGAGTCCTTCCGCTTCCCGGCCTCGCCAGGTCCCCAGCAGGCCCTGATGCCCCCAAACCTGTGGAGCCTGCGGGCCAAGCCCGGGGCCGCGCGGCTCTCCCGGGAGGATGTCCGGGGCCAGTGGCGGCCCCTGAGCGTGGAGGACATCGGTGCCTACTCCTACCCGGCTGGCACCGCGGGCCGCGTCTCGCCCTGCAGCTTCTCGGAACGCTACTACGGCGCGGgtggcggcagcagcggcagcccCGGCGAAAAGGCCGAGGGCCGCGCCAGCCCCCTCTATGCCAGCTACAAGGCTGACAGCTTCTCTGAGGGGGACGACCTCTCCCAGGGCCACCTGGCCGAGCCCTGCTTCCTGCGGGCTGCCGGGGACCGGAGCCTCAGCCCTGGCCGCGCCGCAGACCCCCTTCCAGGCTACCCCCCCAGCGAGGGGGACGGCGACAGGCTTGGGGTGCAGCTCTGTGGGGCTGTCAGTAGCCCCGAGCCCGAGCCTGGCTCCAGGGACTCCTTGGAGCCCAGCTCCATGGAGGCCTCTCCCGAGGTGCACCCAGCTGCACGCCTCGGCCCCCAGCAGGCCTTCCCGCGGACTGGTGGCTCGGGGCTGAGCCGCAAGGACAGCCTCACCAAGGCCCAGCTCTACGGCACCCTGCTCAACTGA
- the BEGAIN gene encoding brain-enriched guanylate kinase-associated protein isoform X1 has protein sequence MWTGGRRPGRLRRAASAADMEKLSALQEQKGELRKRLSYTTHKLERLETEFDSTRHYLEIELRRAQEELEKVTEKLRRIQSNYLALQRINQELEEKLYRMGQHYEEEKRALSHEIVALNSHLLEAKVTIDKLSEDNELCRKDCNLAAQLLQCSQTYGRVHKVSELPSDFQERLSLHLEKHGCSLPAPLCHPAYADSVPTCVIAKVLEKPDPGSLSSRLSDASARDLAFRDGAQQPGPRAPYKGDTYCSDTALYCPEERRRDRRPSVGAPVTDVGFLRPQNSTDSAAEEEEEAEATAFPPGFRREAFAAYAGSLPTSSSYSSFSATSEEKEHAQASTLTASQQAIYLNSRDELFDRKPPATAAAYEGSPRFAKATAAVAAPLEAEGAPGFGRTVSPYPAESFRFPASPGPQQALMPPNLWSLRAKPGAARLSREDVRGQWRPLSVEDIGAYSYPAGTAGRVSPCSFSERYYGAGGGSSGSPGEKAEGRASPLYASYKADSFSEGDDLSQGHLAEPCFLRAAGDRSLSPGRAADPLPGYPPSEGDGDRLGVQLCGAVSSPEPEPGSRDSLEPSSMEASPEVHPAARLGPQQAFPRTGGSGLSRKDSLTKAQLYGTLLN, from the exons GCCTCTGCCGCAGACATGGAGAAACTCAG TGCGCTGCAGGAGCAGAAGGGCGAGCTGCGCAAGCGGCTGTCCTACACCACACACAAGCTGGAGAGGCTCGAGACCGAGTTCGACTCCACCCGCCACTACTTGGAGATTGAGCTGCGGCGCGCGCAGGAGGAGCTGGAGAAAGTCACAGAGAAGCTGCGCAG GATTCAGAGCAACTACCTGGCACTGCAGCGGATcaaccaggagctggaggagaagctgTACCGCATG GGCCAGCACTACGAGGAGGAGAAGCGCGCCCTGAGCCATGAGATCGTTGCTCTCAACAGCCACCTCTTGGAGGCCAAGGTGACCATCGACAAGCTGTCAGAGGACAAC GAGCTCTGTAGGAAGGACTGCAATCTagctgcccagctgctgcagtgcaGCCAGACCTACGGCAGGGTCCATAAAGTGTCGGAG CTGCCATCCGACTTCCAGGAGCGCCTGAGCCTGCACTTGGAGAAGCACGGCTGTAGCCTGCCCGCCCCGCTCTGCCACCCGGCCTACGCCGACAGCGTGCCCACGTGCGTCATCGCCAAGGTGCTGGAGAAGCCCGACCCTGGCAGCCTGTCCTCCCGCCTGTCAGATGCCTCTGCCCGTGACCTGGCCTTCCGGGACGGCGCCCAGCAGCCTGGCCCCCGGGCCCCGTACAAGGGTGACACCTACTGCAGCGACACGGCCCTCTACTGCCCCGAGGAGCGGCGACGCGACCGGCGGCCCAGCGTGGGTGCGCCCGTGACCGACGTGGGCTTCCTGCGCCCTCAGAACTCCACCGACAGCgcggctgaggaggaggaggaagctgaggCAACAGCCTTCCCCCCGGGCTTCCGGCGCGAGGCCTTTGCGGCCTACGCGGGTTCACTGCCCACGTCTAGCTCGTACTCAAGTTTCAGCGCCACGTCGGAGGAGAAGGAGCACGCACAGGCCAGCACGCTGACCGCCTCGCAGCAGGCCATCTACCTGAACAGCCGCGACGAGCTCTTCGACCGCAAGCCGCCGGCCACCGCTGCCGCCTACGAGGGCAGCCCTCGCTTCGCCAAGGCCACGGCTGCGGTCGCGGCCCCGCTCGAGGCCGAGGGGGCCCCTGGCTTCGGGCGGACCGTGTCACCGTACCCGGCCGAGTCCTTCCGCTTCCCGGCCTCGCCAGGTCCCCAGCAGGCCCTGATGCCCCCAAACCTGTGGAGCCTGCGGGCCAAGCCCGGGGCCGCGCGGCTCTCCCGGGAGGATGTCCGGGGCCAGTGGCGGCCCCTGAGCGTGGAGGACATCGGTGCCTACTCCTACCCGGCTGGCACCGCGGGCCGCGTCTCGCCCTGCAGCTTCTCGGAACGCTACTACGGCGCGGgtggcggcagcagcggcagcccCGGCGAAAAGGCCGAGGGCCGCGCCAGCCCCCTCTATGCCAGCTACAAGGCTGACAGCTTCTCTGAGGGGGACGACCTCTCCCAGGGCCACCTGGCCGAGCCCTGCTTCCTGCGGGCTGCCGGGGACCGGAGCCTCAGCCCTGGCCGCGCCGCAGACCCCCTTCCAGGCTACCCCCCCAGCGAGGGGGACGGCGACAGGCTTGGGGTGCAGCTCTGTGGGGCTGTCAGTAGCCCCGAGCCCGAGCCTGGCTCCAGGGACTCCTTGGAGCCCAGCTCCATGGAGGCCTCTCCCGAGGTGCACCCAGCTGCACGCCTCGGCCCCCAGCAGGCCTTCCCGCGGACTGGTGGCTCGGGGCTGAGCCGCAAGGACAGCCTCACCAAGGCCCAGCTCTACGGCACCCTGCTCAACTGA